Proteins encoded within one genomic window of Sulfurovum sp. XGS-02:
- a CDS encoding DNA-directed RNA polymerase subunit omega: MRTEQLTAKALEKVDFDKYLLANAVGKRAEAIANGAEILLDIDTSGMKYSDIALQEIAEGKITVSLEG, from the coding sequence ATGAGAACAGAACAATTAACAGCAAAAGCACTTGAAAAAGTAGACTTTGATAAATACCTTCTTGCGAACGCAGTAGGAAAAAGAGCAGAAGCCATCGCTAACGGTGCAGAAATACTTTTAGATATCGATACATCAGGCATGAAATATTCAGATATTGCACTGCAAGAAATAGCTGAAGGTAAAATCACTGTCAGCCTAGAAGGTTAA
- the ppa gene encoding inorganic diphosphatase: MDITKIGPGENPDAVKAIIEVPLNSAIKYEIDKDSGAVEVDRVLYSAMHYPANYGFVANTLSDDGDPADILVLCDYPLQAGSYIKCRLVGVLMTEDESGGDEKLIAVPTEKIDPTYKNIQDLGDVPEHTLNRIKNFFETYKMLEPNKWVKVSGFQDKAAATAILEKAIKNYK; this comes from the coding sequence ATGGATATTACTAAAATCGGACCTGGCGAAAACCCGGATGCTGTAAAAGCAATTATAGAAGTACCACTTAACTCAGCGATCAAATATGAAATAGACAAAGATTCAGGTGCTGTTGAAGTAGATAGAGTACTTTACTCTGCTATGCACTACCCTGCAAACTACGGGTTTGTAGCCAACACATTGTCAGATGATGGTGACCCGGCTGATATCCTTGTACTGTGTGACTATCCGCTTCAAGCAGGTTCATACATTAAATGTAGACTTGTAGGTGTACTTATGACAGAAGATGAGAGTGGTGGAGATGAAAAACTTATCGCTGTGCCTACAGAAAAAATAGACCCGACATATAAAAATATTCAAGACTTGGGTGATGTACCGGAGCATACACTGAACCGTATCAAGAACTTCTTTGAAACATACAAAATGCTTGAGCCTAACAAATGGGTAAAAGTTTCCGGTTTTCAAGACAAGGCAGCTGCGACAGCTATCTTGGAAAAAGCCATTAAAAACTACAAATAA
- the pyrH gene encoding UMP kinase: MTKRVLVKFSGEALAGEEGYGIDTQILNFIAGEIKDLVDNGVEVGIVVGGGNIIRGVTAAADGIIKRTSGDYMGMLATVINGVAIQEALEHAGLEARLQSAIDMQEIGEAFIVRRARRHLEKGRVVIFAGGTGNPYFTTDTAATLRASEIESDLLIKATKVDGVYDKDPNKFDDAVKLDTLSYDQALADNIKVMDDTSIALAKENGLPIVVCNMFEKGNLLAIVKGDMSLCSVVK, encoded by the coding sequence GTGACTAAAAGAGTTTTAGTAAAATTTTCTGGTGAAGCATTAGCGGGTGAAGAAGGGTATGGTATTGATACTCAGATTCTTAATTTTATTGCAGGTGAGATCAAAGACCTTGTAGACAATGGTGTTGAAGTCGGTATCGTTGTAGGTGGTGGTAATATCATTCGTGGTGTGACGGCTGCTGCAGATGGTATCATTAAGAGAACATCCGGTGACTATATGGGTATGCTGGCTACCGTGATCAATGGGGTGGCGATTCAAGAAGCATTGGAACATGCAGGGCTTGAAGCAAGACTTCAGTCTGCTATTGATATGCAAGAGATAGGTGAAGCGTTCATTGTCCGTCGTGCAAGAAGACATTTGGAAAAAGGGCGTGTGGTTATATTTGCCGGCGGTACAGGTAACCCATATTTTACAACAGATACTGCTGCGACTTTAAGAGCCTCTGAAATAGAATCTGACCTTCTTATCAAAGCGACCAAGGTCGATGGTGTCTATGACAAAGACCCTAATAAATTTGATGATGCTGTGAAACTTGATACCTTATCATATGACCAGGCGTTAGCAGATAATATTAAGGTCATGGATGATACTTCCATCGCTTTGGCGAAAGAGAACGGATTGCCTATTGTGGTGTGTAACATGTTTGAAAAAGGTAATCTTCTTGCGATTGTCAAAGGTGATATGAGCCTTTGTTCCGTAGTAAAATAG
- a CDS encoding cache domain-containing protein, with protein sequence MLPLQMESSINFLKNKTIASIHAAGMLIMLVVIVVFSAMVAYKEYQNFEIEAQSLHAEFIQKQKDTIVFDTTRVLNFINNAYDNRDKEQDEETVKKQILHAIEELYGRQDGTGYIFVYDFNGVVLSDPIQRQNVGKNLYETKDINGVMVIKDLIDISRTKEGGFVEYQWLKPTTGLLGPKISYAKSFEPWGWMVGTGVYLDEVEKLIQTQRETLKNKLNHYSLQMVLLLVILFIVGMVGIIITNHILNKEISLFNRYFEKAAFTYEKIDKEKIRLSEFKKMVHYINTMITAIQERKQKLKELNLTLESKVEQKTKDLSEQNILLEQEKDFNASLVKAQDSFIKHSIHEINTPLAVIMTHIDLFKMKEGGNRYLTKIEAASKIISNIYADLSYMVKKNRFDYKKKYFNMSDFLKERVDFFAEIASGNKHKIIEEIQNELWIYFSEEELQRIVDNNLSNAIKYANRGTDVKVVLKEENEEIVLEFIGNSPKIEDTERIFKPFERENDVRGGFGLGLEIVYSICQKENVKIDVQSDNEMTLFSYRFKKKEQDESIIT encoded by the coding sequence ATGCTGCCATTGCAGATGGAGAGCAGTATCAATTTTTTAAAAAATAAAACCATTGCAAGTATACATGCAGCCGGTATGCTTATCATGCTTGTGGTTATTGTAGTCTTTTCAGCTATGGTTGCCTATAAAGAGTATCAAAATTTTGAAATAGAAGCGCAAAGTCTACATGCTGAATTTATTCAGAAACAAAAAGATACGATCGTTTTTGATACGACACGTGTACTCAATTTTATCAATAATGCCTATGATAATAGAGATAAAGAACAAGATGAAGAAACAGTCAAAAAACAAATTCTTCATGCCATCGAAGAACTTTACGGACGTCAAGATGGTACAGGTTACATTTTTGTTTATGATTTTAACGGTGTGGTACTTTCTGACCCTATTCAGAGACAAAATGTAGGTAAAAACTTGTATGAGACTAAAGATATCAATGGTGTGATGGTGATCAAAGACCTTATCGATATCTCACGGACCAAAGAGGGAGGATTTGTAGAGTATCAATGGTTGAAGCCTACTACAGGTCTATTGGGTCCTAAAATCTCTTATGCAAAATCATTTGAACCCTGGGGCTGGATGGTCGGAACAGGGGTCTACCTTGATGAAGTGGAAAAACTGATTCAAACCCAAAGGGAAACACTCAAAAACAAACTCAATCACTACTCCCTTCAAATGGTACTTCTTCTCGTGATCCTATTTATCGTAGGGATGGTAGGTATTATCATTACAAATCACATACTGAACAAAGAGATATCACTCTTTAACCGTTATTTCGAAAAAGCTGCATTCACGTATGAAAAGATAGATAAGGAGAAGATACGGCTCTCTGAGTTTAAAAAAATGGTGCATTACATCAATACAATGATCACTGCTATTCAGGAAAGAAAACAGAAACTCAAAGAGTTGAACCTTACACTCGAATCAAAGGTCGAACAAAAAACAAAGGACCTGAGCGAGCAGAATATCCTACTGGAACAAGAGAAAGATTTCAATGCTTCACTGGTGAAAGCGCAAGACAGTTTCATCAAACATTCTATTCATGAGATCAATACGCCTTTGGCAGTGATCATGACCCATATTGATCTGTTTAAGATGAAAGAAGGGGGAAACAGGTATCTGACTAAAATAGAAGCAGCAAGCAAGATCATCTCCAATATCTATGCCGATTTGAGTTATATGGTGAAAAAAAACCGTTTTGATTATAAAAAAAAGTATTTTAATATGTCTGATTTTCTTAAAGAGAGAGTGGACTTTTTTGCAGAAATTGCATCAGGTAATAAACATAAGATCATAGAAGAGATACAAAATGAACTTTGGATCTATTTTAGTGAAGAAGAATTGCAAAGGATTGTAGACAACAATCTATCCAACGCCATCAAATATGCCAACCGAGGTACAGACGTCAAGGTTGTATTGAAAGAAGAGAATGAAGAGATCGTTTTAGAGTTTATAGGCAATTCACCCAAAATAGAAGATACTGAACGTATCTTTAAGCCATTCGAACGTGAGAATGATGTAAGGGGTGGATTTGGATTGGGACTGGAAATCGTATATAGCATATGTCAAAAAGAAAATGTTAAAATAGATGTACAATCTGATAATGAGATGACACTATTCTCTTATAGGTTTAAAAAGAAGGAGCAGGATGAAAGTATTATTACTTGA
- the tyrS gene encoding tyrosine--tRNA ligase yields MVQKALEEISRGTAEVIDMERIEKLVSKYYEDGSTYTVKAGFDPTGADLHLGHTVLLQKLRTFQNHGGRVQLLIGDFTATIGDPTGKSETRKVLDNDTIMANAKTYQEQVFNILDESKTEVVFNSTWLNKLGAAGMVALTTTFSVARMLERDDFTKRFKSEQSISISEFLYPLLQGYDSVELKSDIEIGGTDQKFNLLMGRHLQRVYNVGKEQAVLMMPILEGLDGVQKMSKSLNNYIGITEEPKDIYGKTLSVSDELMWRYYELLSERSLEEIATMKEDVEKGALHPKTVKENLALELVTRFYNEELATLAKGEFDNVFKSNQLPTDMNEVEVEEGIWICKALVDAGIEPSTSQARRDIKQNAVSIDQKKISDEKLNLTAGEYILQVGKRKFAKVKVK; encoded by the coding sequence ATGGTACAAAAAGCATTAGAAGAGATCAGTAGAGGTACTGCAGAAGTCATAGATATGGAACGTATTGAGAAATTGGTTTCAAAATATTATGAGGATGGCAGTACGTATACGGTTAAAGCAGGATTTGACCCTACCGGTGCTGATCTGCACTTGGGGCATACTGTACTTCTTCAAAAGCTTAGAACATTTCAAAACCACGGAGGAAGGGTACAACTTCTTATCGGTGACTTTACGGCAACGATAGGAGATCCTACCGGTAAGAGTGAAACAAGAAAAGTACTGGATAACGATACGATCATGGCCAATGCAAAAACGTACCAGGAACAGGTGTTTAATATTCTTGATGAGAGTAAGACAGAGGTAGTATTTAACTCTACATGGCTCAATAAATTGGGTGCGGCGGGGATGGTTGCACTCACAACGACTTTTAGTGTGGCACGTATGCTTGAGCGTGATGACTTTACCAAACGTTTTAAAAGTGAACAGAGTATCTCTATCTCAGAATTTTTATACCCGCTGCTTCAGGGGTATGATTCTGTTGAACTCAAAAGTGATATTGAGATCGGAGGAACCGATCAGAAATTCAACCTTCTGATGGGGAGACACCTTCAGCGTGTATACAATGTAGGAAAAGAGCAAGCAGTGTTGATGATGCCGATCCTGGAAGGACTGGACGGTGTACAGAAAATGAGTAAGTCTTTGAACAACTATATTGGTATCACTGAAGAGCCTAAAGATATCTATGGGAAAACCCTTTCAGTTTCAGATGAATTGATGTGGCGTTATTATGAGCTTTTGAGTGAGAGATCACTGGAAGAGATAGCTACGATGAAAGAGGATGTAGAAAAAGGCGCACTTCACCCTAAAACTGTGAAGGAAAACCTGGCACTTGAACTGGTTACAAGGTTTTATAATGAAGAGTTGGCTACACTAGCCAAAGGAGAGTTTGATAATGTCTTTAAATCAAACCAACTCCCAACAGATATGAATGAAGTAGAAGTAGAAGAGGGGATCTGGATATGCAAGGCATTGGTAGATGCCGGTATCGAACCTTCTACCTCTCAAGCAAGAAGAGATATTAAACAGAATGCAGTGAGTATTGATCAGAAAAAGATCTCTGATGAAAAGTTAAATCTTACAGCGGGAGAGTATATCCTGCAGGTAGGAAAAAGAAAGTTTGCAAAAGTGAAGGTGAAGTAG
- a CDS encoding bifunctional (p)ppGpp synthetase/guanosine-3',5'-bis(diphosphate) 3'-pyrophosphohydrolase, translating into MDAFLDKAKKIKTIEEASALLWEVIPNPLPATTKALEHSLEAHKGQTRKSGEPYIVHPILVAAITAKISNDEMMVQAALLHDVVEDTHYTIEELEHEFGYDVAHMVEGLTKIVEIRDEELVPSGSDERLINSALSFRKMLIASIKDVRVLVIKLCDRLHNMITLDALSFAKQKRISEETLVVYAPIAHRLGISRLKNHLEDLSFRYIYPEDYKRIDTYMKSNAQNLKFKLNAFIQNVKDTMVKDGFDEDDFEIIGRVKHYYSIYLKMHRKGVSIEEVLDLLAIRIIVKNPIECYRVLGLVHLRFTPLISRFKDYIAVPKENGYKTIHTTLFSEEGIVEAQIRTVEMHRLAEYGVAAHWKYKDGNIGVNLAWLESLHYQNESIEEFYELAKSDLFSEDITVFSPKGDYYTLPKGSVALDFAYAVHSQVGANAAEALVNKQKVPLLTILKNGDIVNIIKDNEAHLYCSWLDTVKTSKAKEGIRSSCRARIKEADTLSAYNILGTLFSQESSAMKELVENIDHMDSIYKLPVQLDYYKETIHKVADYMGTRVVRFWELLKKGYKKPYIKELEHFRFFTNKPIDGVEFDYCCHPKVGDQIVAFYKGSKAIIHHKLCKKAYDKMLEGQEMVYVSWSGSKLSRYRLTISLQNRKGILADLLVKLSDLNLNILSIELGIRNSEQAEFCQIEVESNESKKQLLAEKISRQFKLIEIISLDDAYNK; encoded by the coding sequence TTGGATGCTTTTCTCGATAAAGCTAAAAAGATAAAGACTATAGAAGAGGCGAGTGCCCTTCTTTGGGAAGTCATCCCAAATCCCCTCCCTGCAACAACCAAAGCACTGGAACATTCACTCGAAGCACATAAAGGGCAGACACGTAAAAGCGGAGAGCCATATATCGTCCATCCCATTTTGGTAGCAGCGATCACTGCAAAGATCTCTAATGATGAAATGATGGTACAGGCTGCTCTCCTGCACGATGTTGTCGAAGATACACACTATACGATCGAAGAGCTGGAACATGAATTCGGGTATGATGTGGCACATATGGTCGAGGGACTCACCAAGATCGTAGAGATACGTGATGAAGAGTTGGTCCCTTCAGGCTCCGATGAAAGGTTGATCAACTCCGCGCTTTCCTTCCGAAAAATGCTTATTGCATCCATCAAAGATGTGCGTGTGCTTGTGATCAAACTTTGTGACAGACTCCACAATATGATCACACTGGATGCCCTGAGTTTTGCAAAACAAAAACGTATCTCTGAAGAGACACTGGTTGTCTATGCACCTATTGCGCATAGACTGGGTATCTCCAGACTTAAAAACCATTTGGAAGATCTGAGTTTCCGTTATATCTATCCTGAAGATTATAAGCGCATAGATACGTATATGAAGTCCAATGCACAAAATTTGAAGTTCAAACTCAATGCTTTTATTCAAAATGTCAAAGACACGATGGTAAAAGACGGGTTTGATGAGGATGATTTTGAGATCATCGGAAGGGTCAAACACTATTATTCCATCTATTTAAAGATGCACCGCAAAGGTGTGAGTATAGAAGAGGTATTGGATCTGCTGGCGATCCGTATTATTGTGAAAAACCCTATAGAGTGTTACAGGGTCCTGGGACTTGTGCATTTGAGGTTTACGCCTCTTATCTCCAGGTTTAAAGATTATATCGCCGTACCTAAGGAAAATGGATATAAGACCATCCATACGACACTGTTCTCTGAAGAGGGGATCGTGGAGGCACAGATACGAACCGTAGAGATGCATAGACTCGCAGAGTATGGTGTTGCGGCACATTGGAAATATAAAGATGGAAACATCGGTGTGAATCTGGCATGGCTTGAGAGTCTGCATTATCAAAATGAATCCATAGAAGAGTTCTATGAACTGGCAAAGTCTGATCTTTTCTCTGAAGATATTACCGTGTTCTCACCGAAAGGGGACTATTATACCTTACCTAAAGGATCGGTGGCCCTAGATTTTGCCTATGCCGTGCACTCCCAGGTCGGTGCCAATGCAGCGGAAGCTTTGGTCAATAAACAAAAAGTGCCACTGCTGACCATTTTGAAAAATGGCGACATTGTGAATATTATCAAAGACAATGAAGCGCACTTGTACTGTTCATGGCTTGACACCGTAAAAACATCCAAAGCCAAAGAGGGTATACGAAGTTCATGTAGGGCCAGAATAAAAGAGGCAGATACTTTAAGTGCATACAATATTCTGGGAACACTCTTCTCTCAAGAGAGCAGTGCTATGAAAGAGCTTGTAGAGAATATAGACCACATGGATTCCATTTATAAACTGCCGGTCCAGCTTGACTATTACAAAGAGACCATACATAAAGTGGCAGATTACATGGGTACCAGGGTCGTGCGCTTTTGGGAATTACTCAAAAAAGGGTATAAAAAGCCATATATCAAAGAGTTGGAGCATTTCAGATTCTTTACGAATAAGCCTATAGACGGTGTAGAGTTTGATTATTGCTGTCATCCTAAAGTTGGTGACCAAATCGTTGCATTTTATAAGGGTAGTAAAGCTATTATACACCATAAATTATGCAAGAAAGCCTACGATAAGATGTTAGAAGGGCAAGAGATGGTCTATGTGAGCTGGAGTGGTTCCAAACTCTCTAGGTACAGGCTCACTATCAGTCTTCAAAACAGAAAAGGCATTTTGGCAGACCTATTGGTGAAACTTTCTGATCTCAATCTCAATATTTTGAGTATAGAGTTGGGTATAAGAAATTCAGAACAAGCAGAGTTTTGTCAGATAGAAGTGGAAAGCAATGAGTCTAAAAAGCAGCTTCTTGCAGAAAAAATTTCACGTCAGTTCAAATTGATAGAGATCATTAGTTTAGACGACGCATATAATAAATAA
- a CDS encoding nitronate monooxygenase produces MAFKSLKIGKYTIEKPIVQGGMGVGISWDQLAGTVSKEGGLGVISAVGTGVYKNRKYLDAKEMVGKEHRPLEAINFYSYTALKKIFDNARKICGDKPLAANVLYAQSEYNRVVEDACRAGANIIITGAGLPLTMPEATKNYPDVALVPIVSTAKALRILCRRWKKAHNRLPDAVIVEGPLSGGHQGFKYEECFMPENQLEAILPPVVEEAKNWGSMPIIAAGGVWDHDDIVKMMELGADGVQMGTRFIGTVECDASQVMKDIIINAKEEDIKLFKSPVGYPARGVKTQLHEDIEKGTAPKVACISNCVAPCHRGEEAKIVGYCIADRLTDAYDGIKETGLFFTGANGYRLTEIITVKELMDKLMNGEDK; encoded by the coding sequence GTGGCATTTAAATCTTTGAAAATTGGAAAATATACCATTGAAAAACCTATCGTGCAAGGTGGTATGGGTGTTGGTATATCTTGGGACCAGTTAGCCGGAACTGTTTCAAAAGAGGGTGGTCTTGGTGTCATCTCTGCTGTGGGGACAGGTGTCTATAAAAATAGAAAATACCTTGATGCCAAAGAGATGGTAGGTAAAGAACACAGACCACTTGAAGCGATCAATTTCTACTCTTATACCGCACTTAAAAAAATATTTGACAATGCAAGAAAGATCTGCGGTGATAAACCTTTGGCTGCGAATGTACTCTATGCACAAAGTGAATACAACCGTGTGGTAGAAGATGCATGTAGGGCTGGGGCAAATATTATCATCACCGGTGCAGGTTTACCGCTCACCATGCCTGAAGCCACAAAGAATTATCCTGATGTAGCCTTGGTTCCTATTGTCTCTACGGCCAAAGCATTGCGTATCTTATGTCGTCGTTGGAAAAAGGCACATAATAGACTTCCGGATGCTGTCATCGTTGAGGGACCGCTCAGCGGGGGGCACCAGGGCTTTAAGTATGAAGAGTGTTTTATGCCTGAAAATCAGTTGGAAGCGATCCTGCCTCCTGTCGTTGAGGAGGCCAAAAACTGGGGTTCTATGCCTATTATCGCTGCCGGCGGTGTATGGGACCATGATGACATAGTTAAAATGATGGAATTGGGTGCAGATGGCGTACAAATGGGTACACGCTTCATAGGTACGGTGGAGTGTGATGCAAGTCAAGTGATGAAAGATATTATCATCAATGCCAAAGAAGAGGATATCAAACTCTTTAAATCTCCGGTAGGGTATCCTGCACGTGGTGTGAAAACACAGCTTCATGAAGATATAGAAAAAGGAACAGCACCGAAAGTAGCCTGTATCTCAAACTGTGTTGCACCATGTCATCGCGGTGAAGAAGCCAAGATCGTAGGATACTGTATTGCAGACAGGCTGACCGATGCCTATGACGGTATCAAAGAGACCGGACTCTTTTTTACGGGTGCCAACGGGTATCGTCTTACAGAAATTATCACAGTAAAAGAATTGATGGATAAATTGATGAATGGAGAAGATAAGTAA
- a CDS encoding N-acetylmuramoyl-L-alanine amidase: MIKHIVGLSTLLLFVGCGGPSVDRSDSLVVIDAGHGGHDCGALCDSKKEKDLVLQITKKLKREFKSEGYKVYLTRNRDRFLTLGQRTRIADRKDAKVFISIHANAISDQSRFDKVEGVETYFLQKTKDEKSQRIAARENASVLKGTDRLSQEVIIDAVLNGPKIIQSHKLAIDVQNHIMKHLNSEYADVKNGGVRPAPFYVLVGASRPSILVEVGYITNSKERERLFTSDYQEEIAEGIVEGVNRYLDNRKKEIGF; this comes from the coding sequence ATGATAAAACATATAGTTGGATTGAGTACACTGCTTTTATTCGTGGGATGTGGCGGTCCCAGTGTTGACAGGTCAGACAGTCTTGTGGTTATAGATGCAGGGCACGGAGGGCATGACTGCGGGGCATTATGTGATAGCAAGAAAGAAAAAGATCTCGTCCTTCAAATTACAAAAAAACTTAAAAGAGAATTTAAAAGTGAAGGGTACAAAGTCTATCTTACAAGAAACCGTGACAGATTCTTGACTTTAGGACAACGTACCAGAATCGCAGACAGAAAGGATGCGAAGGTCTTCATCTCTATCCATGCCAATGCCATTAGCGATCAGAGCCGTTTTGATAAAGTTGAAGGGGTAGAGACTTACTTTTTACAAAAAACCAAAGATGAAAAGTCCCAACGCATCGCGGCGAGAGAAAATGCCTCTGTTCTAAAAGGTACGGATAGGTTAAGTCAAGAGGTGATCATTGATGCTGTATTGAACGGTCCTAAGATCATACAGTCGCATAAACTTGCCATAGATGTCCAAAATCATATTATGAAGCATCTGAACAGTGAGTATGCTGATGTGAAAAACGGTGGTGTTAGACCTGCACCGTTTTATGTACTTGTCGGAGCCAGCAGACCTTCTATACTTGTAGAAGTAGGGTATATTACAAATTCCAAAGAGCGTGAAAGACTTTTTACATCTGATTATCAAGAAGAAATAGCTGAGGGTATTGTTGAAGGGGTGAATAGGTATTTGGATAATAGAAAAAAAGAGATTGGATTTTAG
- a CDS encoding N-acetylmuramoyl-L-alanine amidase, which produces MPKFSRVFLLLLLLNTLLFPGGNMLQKAIVKKDELRLLFSKNFNKKSVKHFTLSNPSREIYDFKNTRIAHSRVPLGLGPHVRLAQNKPDTVRVVITGYGTSKPLAYQPFFSNKSYHISLPKGSSRLPAKRYKKPHKKVTKKSTLTRSNRDKLIVIDAGHGGHDTGAIGGGKREKDLVLQISKRLERQLKKEGYSVYMTRRKDRFLKLPQRTKIADKKNAAIFISIHANSVPKRKRNKIHGVETFFLQKTRDAKSQRIAERENRAVLKGMNKLSRNVVIDSVLSGPKIVESNKLAIDVQRRIMTNLHTRYKGVKDGGVRHAPFWVLVGASRPSILVEVGYISHPTERKRLFTPRYQELMAKGIAEGVDIYLNNRKKEIDL; this is translated from the coding sequence ATGCCTAAGTTTAGTAGGGTTTTTCTTTTACTGCTGCTACTGAATACACTACTGTTCCCCGGTGGGAACATGTTACAGAAGGCTATAGTAAAAAAAGATGAACTACGTCTTTTATTTTCTAAAAATTTTAATAAAAAGAGTGTCAAACATTTTACACTCAGCAATCCCTCTAGAGAAATTTACGACTTCAAAAATACACGTATCGCACATAGCCGTGTACCATTGGGACTGGGGCCACATGTCCGCCTGGCGCAAAACAAGCCCGATACCGTACGTGTGGTGATCACAGGGTACGGAACTTCAAAACCATTAGCCTATCAACCGTTCTTTTCAAATAAGAGTTATCATATCTCCTTGCCTAAAGGTAGCAGTCGACTCCCGGCTAAACGTTATAAAAAACCCCATAAAAAAGTAACAAAAAAGTCTACATTGACCCGGTCGAACAGGGATAAACTGATCGTGATAGATGCAGGGCACGGTGGACATGATACGGGTGCCATAGGGGGAGGGAAAAGAGAAAAAGACCTTGTGCTCCAAATATCGAAAAGACTCGAGAGACAACTGAAAAAAGAGGGTTACTCTGTCTATATGACACGTAGGAAAGACCGTTTTTTAAAACTTCCGCAGCGTACAAAAATTGCAGATAAGAAGAATGCAGCCATCTTCATCTCTATTCATGCGAACTCTGTGCCCAAAAGAAAACGTAACAAGATCCATGGTGTTGAAACCTTTTTCTTACAAAAGACAAGAGATGCAAAATCTCAACGTATTGCTGAACGGGAGAACAGAGCCGTTCTGAAAGGTATGAACAAATTGAGTCGTAATGTGGTCATCGATTCTGTGCTTTCAGGACCCAAGATCGTAGAGTCAAATAAGCTTGCCATTGATGTGCAGCGAAGGATCATGACCAATCTGCATACAAGGTATAAAGGTGTGAAAGATGGCGGAGTAAGACATGCACCCTTCTGGGTACTTGTGGGTGCCAGCAGACCTTCCATACTGGTTGAAGTAGGTTATATTTCGCATCCAACAGAGCGTAAAAGACTTTTTACTCCGCGTTACCAGGAACTGATGGCTAAAGGTATAGCCGAGGGAGTCGATATCTATTTAAACAATCGAAAAAAAGAGATCGACTTATAA